A single region of the Deltaproteobacteria bacterium genome encodes:
- a CDS encoding flagellar biosynthesis repressor FlbT — protein MPLKITLKPKEQMIIDGAVVRNAGLTANLLIENDVPILREKDILTETDAHSPCRQVYFVIQLMYIDEQNLSTYYDAYWKLVKDIVKAAPTLVGFVDQINEHILSRKYYQALKLANQLINYEEEVLQDVCKSVATV, from the coding sequence ATGCCCTTAAAAATCACATTGAAACCCAAGGAACAGATGATCATCGATGGCGCGGTCGTGAGGAATGCCGGGTTGACAGCCAATCTCCTCATTGAAAACGATGTTCCCATCCTGCGCGAAAAGGACATTTTAACTGAAACCGATGCCCACTCACCCTGCCGGCAAGTCTATTTCGTCATCCAGTTGATGTATATCGATGAACAGAATCTGAGCACCTACTACGATGCCTACTGGAAGCTGGTGAAAGACATTGTGAAGGCGGCACCAACCCTGGTGGGATTCGTGGATCAAATAAATGAGCATATTCTATCGAGAAAATATTATCAGGCACTCAAATTGGCCAACCAGTTAATTAATTATGAAGAGGAGGTACTTCAGGATGTATGCAAATCCGTTGCAACGGTATGA
- a CDS encoding flagellin, translating to MKMAEISLTTGMRANLFQLQQTTKGMETAQSRLSTGLRVQSALDDPVAFFKAAEHTQRAGDLAGRKDEMTEAVGTVNAANNGIEAITNLIEAAKSLAQSAQSESNTTDRATLQTQFNSMLTQINNLANDSTYKGVNLLNGTGDTLVVTFDADGTNKLTLTGFDAEVGTGGLSITSAENWSDNTVGNVSTVISNLDTAKNTLRTESQKLSNNMSIITARQDFTDKMINTLEDGAGALTNADMNEEGANMLMLQTRQSLGTTSLSLASQAAQSVLRLF from the coding sequence ATAAAAATGGCAGAGATTTCTTTGACCACGGGAATGAGGGCAAATCTGTTTCAGTTGCAGCAGACGACTAAAGGCATGGAAACGGCTCAGTCCAGGCTGTCCACCGGTCTGAGGGTCCAAAGTGCCCTGGATGATCCGGTGGCCTTTTTCAAGGCAGCGGAGCACACCCAAAGGGCCGGCGACCTTGCAGGCCGTAAGGACGAGATGACAGAGGCGGTTGGAACAGTTAACGCGGCCAACAACGGCATCGAGGCCATTACCAACCTGATCGAGGCTGCCAAGTCCCTGGCCCAGTCAGCCCAGTCAGAATCCAACACCACTGACAGGGCCACGCTTCAGACCCAGTTCAACAGCATGCTGACCCAGATCAACAACCTGGCCAACGATTCCACATACAAGGGGGTCAACCTCCTGAATGGAACCGGAGACACCCTGGTGGTGACCTTTGATGCCGATGGGACCAACAAGCTGACACTTACGGGATTTGATGCCGAGGTGGGAACCGGCGGCCTTAGCATCACCTCGGCTGAAAATTGGAGCGACAATACGGTCGGTAACGTATCAACGGTCATCTCGAACTTGGACACTGCCAAGAATACGCTGAGGACCGAAAGTCAGAAGCTGTCAAACAACATGAGTATCATCACTGCAAGGCAGGATTTTACGGATAAGATGATCAACACCCTGGAAGACGGTGCAGGGGCACTGACAAACGCCGATATGAATGAAGAAGGCGCCAACATGCTGATGCTCCAGACGCGTCAGTCATTAGGCACCACCTCGCTGAGCCTGGCGTCTCAGGCCGCCCAGTCCGTGCTCAGATTGTTCTAA
- a CDS encoding flagellin gives MADVSLTAGMRANLFQLQSTSKAMETAQSRLSTGLRVQSALDDPVAFFKAAEHTQRAGDLAGRKDEMSEAIGTVNAANNGIEAITDLIDAAKSLAQSAQSESNTSDRATLQTQFNSMLTQINNLSNDSGYKGVNLLNGTGDTLVVTFDADGTNKLTLQGFDSEVGTGGLSITSAANWSDSTIGNVSTVISNLDTAKNTLRTESQKLSNNMSIITARQDFTDKMINTLEDGAAALTNADMNEEGANMLMLQTRQSLGTTSLSLASQAAQSVLRLF, from the coding sequence ATGGCAGATGTTTCATTAACCGCAGGAATGAGGGCAAATCTATTTCAATTGCAGTCAACCTCTAAGGCCATGGAAACGGCTCAGTCCAGGCTGTCCACTGGTCTGAGGGTCCAGAGCGCCCTGGATGATCCGGTAGCCTTTTTCAAGGCAGCGGAGCACACCCAAAGGGCCGGCGACCTTGCAGGCCGTAAGGACGAGATGAGTGAGGCCATTGGAACGGTCAACGCGGCCAACAACGGCATCGAGGCCATCACCGATCTGATCGATGCTGCCAAGTCCCTGGCCCAGTCGGCCCAGTCAGAGTCCAACACCAGTGACAGAGCCACGCTTCAAACCCAGTTCAACAGCATGCTGACCCAGATCAACAACCTGTCCAATGATTCCGGATACAAGGGGGTCAACCTCCTGAATGGAACCGGAGACACCCTGGTGGTGACCTTTGATGCCGATGGGACCAACAAGCTGACACTTCAGGGGTTCGATTCCGAGGTAGGAACCGGCGGGCTCAGCATCACCTCGGCTGCAAATTGGAGCGACAGCACGATCGGTAACGTATCAACGGTCATCTCGAACTTGGACACTGCCAAGAATACGCTGAGGACCGAAAGTCAGAAACTGTCCAACAACATGAGTATCATCACCGCAAGGCAGGATTTTACGGATAAGATGATCAACACCCTGGAAGACGGTGCGGCAGCCCTGACAAACGCCGACATGAATGAGGAAGGCGCCAACATGCTGATGCTTCAGACTCGGCAGTCATTAGGCACCACCTCATTGAGCCTGGCCTCTCAGGCCGCCCAGTCCGTCCTGAGGCTGTTCTAA
- a CDS encoding chemotaxis protein CheX, with translation MSDIDTLDLKTFITNSVYGVFDTMLSMSMEVSEKDFPLNGEGRRIVGSVGFAGKVMGNVSLHVNEDFARLITAAMLGMETNEIEGEEEVYDVIGELSNMIGGDLKSRFCDADLACDLSIPSITSGSDFTTETKGWTRNESFVFQYEENLALVEVFVKTDN, from the coding sequence ATGTCTGATATTGATACATTAGATCTCAAGACGTTTATTACGAACTCAGTGTATGGGGTATTTGATACCATGCTTTCCATGAGCATGGAGGTGTCTGAGAAGGATTTTCCCTTGAATGGAGAGGGGAGACGCATTGTGGGGTCCGTTGGGTTTGCGGGAAAAGTCATGGGAAACGTCAGCCTTCACGTGAATGAGGATTTTGCCCGCCTGATTACCGCTGCGATGCTGGGGATGGAGACGAATGAAATCGAAGGAGAAGAAGAGGTTTACGATGTGATCGGAGAATTGAGCAATATGATTGGAGGAGATTTGAAGTCGCGTTTTTGTGACGCTGATCTGGCATGTGATCTGTCGATTCCTTCTATCACAAGCGGCTCGGATTTTACGACCGAAACAAAGGGATGGACGCGAAACGAGAGTTTTGTATTCCAGTATGAAGAGAACCTGGCCCTGGTTGAGGTCTTTGTTAAAACAGACAACTAA
- a CDS encoding response regulator yields the protein MALKVLTVDDSKTIRMIVKKAFKPFECKLFEAENGHQGLEVARKERPDLIVLDITMPVMNGTEMLDKLKKDPDLKDTYVIMLTAESGKENVLEIVKMGVTDYMVKPFKGEQLIDRVTKILTLESKKGVEAEDTSARYFSIDGDIQILTLPQKVDRPVSVEIEGHFKNKIEAMVDSGIRKMILNLQKVVGTNVSLIKLIITIIQNCQKAGIRVRVVGTSGLSEELKEFQETSEIPIDLSIDDAKAKF from the coding sequence ATGGCGCTGAAGGTGTTGACGGTTGACGACAGCAAGACGATTCGGATGATCGTAAAAAAGGCATTCAAACCCTTTGAATGTAAGCTTTTTGAAGCGGAGAACGGCCACCAGGGTCTGGAGGTGGCCAGGAAGGAGCGGCCGGATTTGATTGTTCTCGATATTACCATGCCTGTCATGAACGGAACGGAGATGCTCGATAAGCTGAAAAAGGACCCCGATCTCAAGGATACCTATGTCATCATGTTGACGGCTGAATCAGGGAAGGAAAATGTTCTTGAAATAGTAAAGATGGGCGTAACCGACTATATGGTAAAGCCTTTTAAAGGAGAGCAGCTTATCGATCGGGTTACCAAAATTTTGACGCTGGAATCGAAAAAGGGAGTGGAGGCAGAAGATACTTCTGCCAGGTATTTTTCAATTGATGGAGATATCCAGATCCTTACACTTCCCCAGAAGGTGGACAGGCCGGTCAGTGTGGAAATTGAGGGACATTTCAAAAACAAGATTGAGGCGATGGTCGACTCCGGCATTCGGAAAATGATCTTGAATCTGCAGAAGGTGGTGGGAACAAATGTATCCCTGATCAAGCTTATCATAACAATCATTCAGAACTGCCAGAAGGCCGGCATTCGCGTCCGGGTGGTCGGAACTTCAGGATTGAGTGAAGAATTGAAGGAGTTTCAAGAGACCAGCGAAATCCCGATTGACCTTTCCATTGATGATGCAAAGGCGAAATTTTAG
- a CDS encoding SH3 domain-containing protein, with amino-acid sequence MLRRRVWLLKWFACLGAGVIACWAGRCEAYDPWNGEVTARVNVRKAPGETNPVITQIDQGVEVTVSDEKEGWYKVVVEEDTFGFIGWVYGKYVKDPTALSTTASPSPQLQKKSGGLPSTSTTPVAAHAAPADGASKAPPGKGAGSGGAVEKSGPADSKVSSAPGQNEGTTESVVKRPGNVFHHAPQGESVERKNTDPPESGKALIEEQAHSDEAALREASQEIENGNVSAVSSLSAVSMSPRTHLENAASAPVKELNAPSVKNTPVVGTPETKATGADDSKEDQVWRAVIGVVVKLVVVAFSCLALLFAHAAWQTTTARNEG; translated from the coding sequence ATGTTGAGAAGACGCGTTTGGCTGTTGAAATGGTTTGCATGTTTGGGCGCAGGGGTCATCGCTTGCTGGGCGGGCCGCTGTGAGGCCTATGACCCGTGGAACGGGGAAGTCACGGCGAGGGTGAATGTCAGAAAAGCACCAGGGGAAACAAACCCTGTCATAACGCAGATTGATCAGGGCGTTGAGGTGACTGTCAGTGATGAGAAGGAAGGGTGGTATAAGGTGGTTGTGGAGGAAGATACCTTCGGGTTTATTGGCTGGGTCTATGGAAAATACGTAAAGGATCCGACCGCCCTGTCCACGACGGCATCTCCTTCGCCGCAGCTCCAAAAAAAATCAGGGGGGTTACCTTCGACATCCACAACCCCGGTAGCGGCTCATGCGGCGCCTGCAGATGGAGCGTCAAAGGCCCCCCCGGGAAAAGGGGCGGGATCCGGGGGAGCAGTCGAGAAGAGCGGACCTGCGGATAGCAAGGTGTCTTCCGCTCCGGGACAGAACGAGGGCACTACTGAGTCCGTAGTTAAAAGGCCTGGAAACGTTTTCCACCATGCTCCTCAGGGGGAATCCGTAGAAAGGAAAAATACGGACCCGCCGGAAAGTGGAAAGGCTCTGATAGAGGAGCAGGCCCATTCTGATGAAGCGGCCCTCCGGGAGGCCTCGCAAGAAATTGAAAACGGCAACGTCTCAGCGGTTTCGTCTTTAAGCGCTGTATCCATGTCTCCTCGGACACATTTGGAGAATGCGGCATCTGCCCCTGTGAAGGAATTGAATGCGCCATCCGTAAAAAACACACCCGTTGTCGGCACCCCTGAAACAAAGGCAACGGGGGCGGACGATTCAAAAGAGGACCAGGTATGGAGGGCGGTGATAGGGGTCGTGGTGAAACTTGTGGTTGTGGCCTTTTCGTGCCTTGCCCTGTTATTTGCCCACGCGGCATGGCAGACCACAACCGCTCGCAACGAGGGGTAG
- a CDS encoding tetratricopeptide repeat protein, with protein MTPRKSGSTGNHRIEKQAMMDSVNTDNLFVYAYQQQQALESLSNNALSAGLDLYRKEDYKAAAKAFQRAIDLAPQSNLAPDACNYLSMSYLKQGEPDKAIDAYKKWIQLNPGQADPHLKLGNLYFSQKQHGEALEEFSQAVSLDPSAKNRYSLGQAYLFMDRYSEAETQFRHVQRLQPKDPAGYYGMGLAYSKQGRHENAVKMFDQAIRLDREFYDAYAEKGYAYADMGNMDEAQKIFEFLEDEDPDLADMLSRYIYKVDPPKMVFASALESTFAYQRPRKTLVSGLDSYLENANAEKTFKMVFNFDKEMDRASVEDRFNWTIQRSLMDGSGTAYNLGLSVPDTEVGITSFPDYVLYDADALSATVHFTIQQNESADGTIDPSHIEFKFRGEDKWGLSMDKDADQFTGFSGVF; from the coding sequence ATGACTCCTCGGAAAAGCGGATCAACAGGCAACCACCGGATAGAGAAACAGGCTATGATGGACAGTGTCAACACGGATAATCTCTTTGTTTATGCCTATCAACAACAACAGGCGTTGGAAAGCCTATCCAATAACGCCTTAAGCGCCGGTCTGGATTTATATAGAAAAGAGGACTACAAGGCCGCGGCCAAGGCGTTCCAGCGCGCAATCGATCTGGCGCCGCAATCCAATCTTGCCCCTGACGCCTGTAATTATCTTTCCATGTCGTATCTCAAACAAGGTGAGCCGGATAAGGCCATTGATGCCTACAAAAAATGGATTCAGTTAAACCCAGGCCAAGCCGACCCCCATCTTAAGCTCGGTAACCTCTATTTCTCCCAGAAACAACACGGCGAGGCGCTTGAAGAATTCTCTCAAGCGGTCAGCCTGGACCCGAGTGCAAAAAATAGGTACTCTCTGGGGCAGGCATATCTCTTCATGGATCGCTACAGTGAGGCTGAAACCCAATTCCGGCACGTTCAAAGACTCCAACCCAAGGATCCGGCCGGATATTACGGAATGGGGCTTGCCTACAGCAAACAGGGCCGGCATGAAAATGCCGTTAAGATGTTTGATCAGGCCATCAGATTGGACCGCGAGTTCTACGATGCCTACGCTGAGAAGGGGTATGCCTACGCTGATATGGGCAACATGGATGAGGCCCAGAAAATCTTTGAATTCCTTGAAGATGAAGATCCCGATCTGGCTGATATGCTCTCACGATACATCTACAAGGTGGATCCGCCAAAAATGGTATTTGCCTCTGCACTCGAAAGCACCTTCGCCTATCAGAGGCCGCGAAAAACCCTGGTCTCCGGCCTCGATTCCTATCTGGAAAATGCCAATGCTGAAAAGACATTCAAGATGGTCTTTAATTTTGACAAGGAAATGGACAGGGCTTCTGTTGAAGACCGTTTCAATTGGACGATCCAGAGGTCATTGATGGACGGCTCCGGTACTGCATATAATCTCGGGCTCTCCGTACCTGATACCGAGGTGGGGATCACCAGTTTTCCAGACTATGTCCTGTATGATGCAGACGCGCTGTCAGCCACCGTTCACTTCACGATTCAGCAAAACGAATCGGCTGACGGCACCATCGATCCTTCGCACATCGAGTTCAAATTCAGGGGCGAAGATAAGTGGGGCCTCTCCATGGATAAGGATGCCGACCAGTTTACAGGCTTTTCCGGGGTATTCTGA
- a CDS encoding HDOD domain-containing protein: protein MKGPIQKEIIERQIQELPLVDVAVFEVISMLDDPDANFEKIAGNLSPDVATRFLEMANSAYYGREVRSIGFAVRVLGFAQMKKILTSSILMSHFIKHIDFEGFNFEKFQRQARFCGAVSRVMGEILSYERPEDLFTVAILQNIGKLVLAIYFKEEFRQIIALKISEGIPTREAERRIVGTTHAEIGALVLKRFHIPEDICDAVMYHDTYERTVPEGPNYQLEFIAREATRIVGRFQLPEEMEPLEIVERLRGTVSEGRKKYRKIIEESMQEKGYRETFVDLLTQASDLVCRDLKVFLKERTGGEEAPENGKSQAVET, encoded by the coding sequence ATGAAGGGACCCATTCAAAAGGAAATCATTGAAAGGCAGATTCAGGAACTCCCTCTGGTGGATGTGGCGGTTTTTGAAGTCATTTCCATGCTGGATGATCCTGACGCCAATTTTGAAAAGATCGCGGGAAATCTCTCCCCGGATGTGGCCACCCGGTTTCTTGAAATGGCCAATTCGGCCTATTACGGACGGGAAGTCCGGTCCATCGGATTTGCCGTAAGGGTATTGGGATTTGCCCAAATGAAAAAGATCCTCACTTCATCCATCCTGATGTCGCATTTTATAAAACACATCGACTTTGAAGGGTTTAATTTTGAAAAGTTTCAGCGGCAGGCCCGGTTTTGCGGGGCCGTCTCCCGGGTAATGGGAGAGATCCTGAGCTATGAGAGACCGGAAGACCTTTTTACCGTGGCCATACTTCAGAACATCGGAAAGCTGGTCCTGGCGATTTACTTTAAAGAGGAATTTCGCCAAATAATTGCCCTGAAGATTTCAGAAGGCATCCCGACCCGGGAGGCGGAGCGACGAATCGTGGGAACAACCCATGCCGAGATCGGCGCGCTCGTCTTGAAGCGATTTCACATCCCCGAGGATATCTGCGATGCCGTGATGTACCACGACACCTACGAACGCACGGTTCCGGAAGGCCCCAACTACCAGCTGGAATTTATCGCAAGGGAGGCGACCCGAATCGTCGGACGGTTCCAACTGCCTGAAGAGATGGAACCTCTGGAAATCGTGGAACGATTGCGGGGAACGGTCTCCGAAGGTCGGAAAAAATATCGCAAAATCATCGAGGAGAGTATGCAGGAAAAGGGATACCGGGAAACTTTTGTTGACTTACTGACCCAGGCATCCGATCTGGTCTGCAGGGACTTAAAGGTGTTTTTGAAGGAGAGGACGGGCGGAGAGGAAGCACCTGAAAACGGAAAATCTCAGGCTGTTGAAACTTAA
- a CDS encoding HD domain-containing protein — translation MDRTRAVEITTNVERYRNYDVYYQDPTSERFVLYKPRGVDVDKIRVKMGMVPKRLYVSLNDQLDFVSSRHQEYNKRLKTILKTEPLESKQLLTRILDLAVSVPVGEVVPHMRATVDIVLREYLADEAVVKRMVEVTLKDASTSVHSVNVMLHCLACSRQAGYGYDDLKSFGLMGLFHDIGKLEIPDSILKAPRRLTADEFDLIKTHPKHGYNMLVQTKVEKRVRLGALQHHERCDGSGYPKKLEGKDLLAESKILAIIDVYEALTNWRPYKDPVGSLNALGIIKKDVVKGRLDEEMFQDFAMALVGMKL, via the coding sequence GTGGACAGGACCAGGGCCGTAGAGATAACAACAAACGTCGAGAGATATAGAAATTACGATGTATATTATCAGGATCCCACCTCGGAAAGATTTGTACTCTATAAGCCGAGAGGAGTGGATGTTGATAAAATTCGTGTAAAAATGGGGATGGTGCCTAAACGCCTGTATGTTTCTTTAAACGACCAACTCGACTTCGTATCTTCCCGGCACCAGGAATATAATAAGCGGCTTAAGACGATTCTGAAAACGGAACCTCTTGAGTCAAAACAGCTTCTGACCAGGATACTGGATTTGGCTGTCAGCGTGCCGGTGGGCGAAGTGGTACCTCATATGAGGGCGACGGTGGACATCGTCCTGAGAGAATATCTGGCAGATGAAGCGGTTGTAAAGAGGATGGTGGAGGTGACCCTAAAGGATGCGTCGACCTCCGTACACTCGGTCAACGTGATGTTGCACTGTCTGGCCTGTTCACGACAGGCCGGCTACGGGTACGATGATTTGAAGTCATTCGGTCTGATGGGTCTGTTTCACGATATCGGAAAACTCGAAATTCCTGACAGCATTCTCAAGGCCCCCCGCAGACTGACTGCGGATGAGTTTGATCTCATCAAGACCCACCCCAAGCACGGGTACAATATGCTGGTGCAGACCAAAGTGGAGAAGCGGGTCAGGCTGGGCGCCCTGCAGCACCATGAAAGATGCGACGGTTCAGGTTATCCAAAGAAGCTGGAGGGGAAAGATCTGTTGGCGGAATCAAAGATTCTGGCGATCATTGATGTATATGAGGCGTTGACAAATTGGCGGCCATACAAGGATCCGGTCGGATCGTTGAATGCCCTGGGCATCATAAAAAAGGATGTGGTGAAGGGACGACTTGACGAGGAGATGTTCCAGGATTTTGCAATGGCTCTGGTGGGTATGAAATTGTGA
- a CDS encoding EscU/YscU/HrcU family type III secretion system export apparatus switch protein, giving the protein MDDPKKAVAIKYDREKDRAPRVLAKGRNAIAEKIIEMAKDNNVPVYPDKDLAQVLETLDLNYEIPPELYRAVAEVLVFIYSLNGKLK; this is encoded by the coding sequence ATGGATGATCCCAAAAAGGCCGTGGCCATAAAATACGACCGGGAAAAGGACCGCGCCCCCCGGGTCCTGGCAAAGGGAAGAAACGCCATTGCCGAAAAAATTATCGAGATGGCAAAAGACAACAATGTGCCTGTGTATCCTGACAAGGACCTGGCCCAGGTCTTGGAGACGCTGGATCTAAATTACGAAATTCCCCCTGAGCTGTATCGGGCGGTGGCCGAAGTCTTGGTGTTTATTTATAGCCTCAACGGAAAACTCAAATAA
- a CDS encoding DnaJ domain-containing protein produces MRQGGRGHKEHAESLNHETCRTHKSEISRSVVLQNLHGSVFPCEIFPVRGSRNIVINIRNSYKTLEVSHGASIEEVKQGYKDLVRVWHPDRFTQDPRLRKKAEEKLKEINRAYGDLMTSFSHRTRPGPQAELHLDPPRWRRYSRRIGAGAARISRDVYEHVCFRLNRIELGRVYQALFNSGNRAGSADSEKASVENSSENRGAHMDSTGFQEGMDFSSVFDQVAKERRAESKRVRESPR; encoded by the coding sequence ATGAGGCAGGGGGGGCGAGGCCACAAAGAGCACGCAGAATCCCTGAACCATGAAACGTGTAGAACGCACAAAAGCGAAATTTCAAGAAGCGTAGTTTTACAAAATCTCCATGGCTCAGTGTTTCCGTGTGAGATCTTTCCGGTTCGGGGATCAAGAAACATCGTGATAAATATCCGCAACTCCTATAAGACCTTGGAAGTCAGCCATGGCGCCTCTATAGAGGAGGTCAAACAGGGATACAAAGACCTGGTTCGGGTCTGGCATCCCGACAGATTCACCCAAGACCCCAGACTGAGAAAAAAGGCAGAGGAAAAATTAAAGGAGATCAACAGGGCGTACGGGGACCTGATGACCTCTTTTTCCCACCGTACGCGGCCGGGGCCTCAGGCAGAGCTCCATTTGGACCCCCCACGGTGGCGCAGGTATTCCCGAAGAATCGGCGCGGGCGCCGCACGGATCAGCAGAGATGTGTATGAGCATGTATGTTTCAGGCTGAACCGGATTGAGTTGGGGCGGGTATATCAGGCCTTGTTCAATTCCGGAAACAGGGCCGGGTCTGCGGATTCTGAAAAGGCGTCGGTGGAAAATTCCTCTGAAAATAGAGGAGCGCATATGGATTCGACCGGTTTCCAGGAGGGGATGGATTTTTCTTCGGTCTTTGATCAAGTGGCGAAGGAGAGGCGGGCAGAATCAAAAAGGGTGAGGGAGTCACCCAGATGA
- a CDS encoding J domain-containing protein: MTALTMTEASKACGVLFGPHIQPSLEFFQYLQPSGLKAAYRKRALETHPDRAGSIGEDSAKMAARFVEATSAYHSLLPIITSNGAIFLGNEVDSSKTRAEKNAQGNRRKRPSDHFFTGNAPSRNLLIGQFLYYTGVISWQTLIDAIVWQRKQRPTIGQIALSWQKLSERQIRMILMKRRSGEKFGESAIRAGYLTRFEVMALLGRQRRLQRRIGEYLVRQNLLRDQELEQMVNRQRIHNGRIAGRGRL; encoded by the coding sequence ATGACAGCGTTAACAATGACAGAGGCAAGCAAGGCGTGTGGCGTTCTTTTTGGTCCTCATATCCAACCGTCGCTGGAATTTTTCCAATACCTTCAACCATCGGGTCTGAAGGCGGCCTATCGGAAAAGAGCCCTCGAAACCCATCCGGACAGGGCGGGCAGCATCGGAGAGGATTCCGCCAAAATGGCTGCACGATTTGTGGAGGCGACATCCGCTTACCATAGCCTCCTCCCCATTATTACGAGCAATGGGGCGATCTTTTTGGGTAACGAGGTGGATTCGAGCAAGACAAGGGCGGAGAAGAACGCCCAAGGAAATCGGCGCAAAAGGCCTTCGGATCATTTTTTCACCGGAAATGCACCCAGTCGAAACCTATTGATCGGTCAGTTTCTCTATTACACCGGCGTCATATCGTGGCAGACGCTCATAGACGCCATTGTATGGCAGAGAAAACAGCGTCCCACGATCGGACAGATTGCACTGAGTTGGCAGAAACTTTCTGAACGGCAAATCCGGATGATCCTCATGAAAAGGCGATCCGGTGAGAAATTCGGGGAGAGTGCAATCCGTGCAGGATATTTAACCCGTTTTGAGGTGATGGCCCTTTTGGGGCGTCAGCGCCGGCTCCAGCGTCGCATCGGAGAATATTTGGTGAGGCAAAACCTTCTTCGGGATCAGGAACTGGAACAGATGGTGAATCGGCAACGCATCCATAACGGGCGTATTGCCGGCCGCGGCCGATTGTAA
- a CDS encoding LuxR C-terminal-related transcriptional regulator yields the protein MLKQVRILAVDDEPDALDIYHDAFSSVSATSGSEFQFDVTLRTQGDQAVDAVREALNAEAPFAVIFLDMKMPPGPDGLWTGEQIRQLDPDVNFVVVTGCFDIDPSEIVSRILPEDKMLYVQKPFHLPELRQFATALGAKWHSERLLRKANAELEQRVNQLKISEKNLLHSKSELENLNNQLMETNHALSVLARNLDGTRKESERRVLQRTRTLILPIVEKLLRDEGIGKYYVELNQLMWNIENLSLDFNSGASSAQPLSASEMRIAAMIKNGMRSEEIAKHLHISLSTVKTHRKNIRRKLNLTNSGRSLQVYMTSHMGLE from the coding sequence ATGCTGAAACAAGTCCGAATACTTGCTGTTGACGATGAACCGGATGCGCTCGATATTTATCACGATGCCTTTTCATCTGTCAGTGCCACCTCCGGATCGGAGTTTCAATTTGATGTGACCCTCAGGACCCAGGGGGATCAGGCGGTCGATGCGGTACGCGAGGCCCTGAACGCCGAGGCACCGTTTGCCGTCATTTTCCTCGATATGAAGATGCCGCCCGGCCCGGATGGGCTGTGGACCGGAGAGCAGATCCGGCAGCTCGATCCTGATGTCAATTTTGTGGTTGTAACGGGATGTTTCGATATCGACCCGTCGGAGATCGTTTCACGAATTCTGCCGGAAGACAAGATGCTTTATGTTCAGAAACCGTTTCACCTGCCAGAACTGAGGCAATTTGCAACAGCCCTCGGTGCCAAATGGCATTCGGAGCGGCTGCTTCGAAAAGCCAACGCAGAGTTGGAACAAAGGGTGAATCAACTCAAGATCAGCGAGAAAAACCTCCTTCACAGTAAATCGGAGCTCGAGAATTTGAATAACCAGTTAATGGAAACCAACCACGCCCTGTCGGTGCTTGCACGGAACCTGGATGGTACCCGGAAGGAATCTGAAAGGCGTGTCCTTCAGCGAACCAGGACGCTTATCCTTCCTATCGTGGAAAAGCTTCTCCGTGATGAAGGGATAGGGAAATACTATGTGGAGCTTAACCAGTTGATGTGGAATATCGAAAACCTGAGCCTGGATTTCAACAGTGGCGCGTCATCGGCCCAGCCGCTATCGGCCAGCGAGATGCGCATCGCCGCCATGATCAAAAACGGCATGAGGAGCGAGGAAATCGCCAAACACCTTCACATCTCTCTGTCAACGGTCAAAACCCACCGCAAGAATATCAGAAGGAAACTGAACTTAACAAATTCCGGTAGGAGCCTCCAGGTTTACATGACCTCCCATATGGGGTTGGAATAG